ATCGAGCCGCCGGAGGCGAACGCGTCGCCCAGCCAGAAGCCGTACTCCTTGGCCACGCTGTTGGCGATGTCGGAGAAGGTCGCGGTGCCCTTGTCGGCGGCGACGACGAGGTAGGTGTCGTCGCCGTCGTGCCGCACCACGTCGGGCGGCGGCACGACCTTGCCGTCCACGAGGTTGTCGGTCACGTCGAGAAGTCCCGAGATGAACGTCCGGTAGCAGGCCACGCCCTCGGCGAGCATGTCCTCCCGCGATCCGGACGTAGGCGGCTGCTTTACGACAAATCCGCCTTTAGACCCAGTAGGCACAATGACAGTGTTTTTCACCATCTGCGCCTTCACCAGGCCGAGGATCTCCGTACGGAAGTCCTCCATCCGGTCGGACCACCGCAGGCCGCCCCGCGCCACCTTCCCGAAGCGCAGGTGCACGCCCTCGACCCGCGGCGAGTACACGAAGATCTCGTACTTCGGCCGGGGCAGCGGCAGCACGCTGATCGCCTGCGGGTCGAACTTCAGGGAGATGTACGGCTTGCGCCTGCCGTCCACGGTCTGGAAGTAGTTGGTGCGCAGCGTCGCCAGGATCATCTCGAGGTAGGCCCGCAGGATCCGGTCCTCGTCCAGCGAGGCCACCTCGTCGAGCGCCCCCAGGATCTCCTCGTGGACCGCCTCGGCGAGATCGACCCGCACGTCCTCGGGCCGCCGCGGGTCCAGCCTGGACTCGAAGAGACGCACGAGCAGCCGCGCCAGCCGCACGTTGCCGGCCAGCACCCGCTCCATGTAGGGCTGCGAGAACGTGCCCCCGGCCTGCCGAAGGTACTTGGCGTAGACCCGCAGGATCTCGACCTGCTCCCAGGTCAGCCCGGCGCTCAGGATGAGCGAGTTGAGGTCGTCGGCCTGGACCTGGCCCTTCCACAGGGCGTTGAGGCCGTCCTGGAAGAGCCGCTTGAAGTCGTTCTTGTCGACCTCGTCGGACGGCGTGTAGCGCAGGCCGAAGTCGTAGATCCAGGCGTTCTTGGTGCCGGGGTCGTTGTCGCGGTCGACCTCGTACGGCCGCTCGTCCACGACCTCCACGCCGAGCCGCTGGATCAGCGGCAGCGCCTGGGACAGCGAGATCGGCGAGCCGACCTTGTAGATCTTGAGCCGCCGCTCCCCCTCGGTCGCGTCGTACGGCTCGTAGAGGTTGATGCCCACTTCCTCGTCGTCGCCGGCGGCGACGAGCTCCTCCAGGCGGCGCAGGTCCACCACCGCCACCTTGGGCGGGAAGTCCGCTTTGTAGCCTTCGGGGAACGCGGACGCGTACCTACGGATGAGCCCCGGTGCCTCCTCCTCCGAAGTCATCTCCCCCAGCGCGGCGGCCAGGTCGTCCTCCCAGGAGCGGGTGAGCGCCGCGAGGCGCGCCTCCAGCTCCTCCACGTCCACGCTCGGCGGCGGGAGCTGCTTGCCGCGCTCGCCCCGCACGACCACGTGCAGCCGGGCCAGTACCGACTCCCCGATCATCGCGCTGTAGTCGAGCGACCTGCCGCCCAGTGCCTTCAGCAGCACCTCCTGCATCTTCAGCCGCACCTTGGTGGTGTAGCGGTCGCGCGGCAGGTAGATCAGGCAGGAGATGTAGCGGCCGTAGTCGTCACGGCGCAGGAACAGCTTGACCTGCTTGCGCTCGCGCAGCCGCAGCACGCCCAGCGCGATCGGCAGGAGCTGGTCGACCGAGGTCTGGAACAGCTCGTCCCGGGGGAAGGTCTCGAGGATCTCGATCAGGTCCTTGCCGTCGTGGCTGTCGGGGGCCAGCCCCGCCCGCTCGAGCACGTCCGCCAGCTTCCGCCTGAGCACGGGGATCCTGGAGATGGACTCGTTGTACGCCACGTGCGTGAACAGGCCGAGGAAGCGCCGCTCCCCGATCACCTCGCCCTCGGGCGAGAACAGCTTGACCCCGATGTAGTCGAGATAGGTCGCCCGGTGGACGGTGGCCCTGGAATTGGCCTTGGTGGTGATCAGCAGCTGCTTGTCCCGCGCCTTGGCGCGCACCTCGGCGGGCAGCGCCGAGAAGCTGTCGGAGCCCACCTTGTCGTCACGCAGGATGCCCAGCGCCGCCCCGGGCAGCGCCCGCAGCGTCTCGCCCTCGTCGGTGTGCTCGAGCCGGTACTCGCGGTAGCCCAGGAAGGTGAAGTGCCCGTCGGCGAGCCAGCGCAGCAGGTCGAGGCTGTCCTCGACCTCCGCGGGCTCCAGCGGCGGCGGGCTCATGCTCAGGTCTTCGGCGGTCTGTACGGCCAGCGCCCGCATCTTCCTGAAGTCCTCGACCGCGTGGCGCACGTCGTTGAGCACCCGCTGCAGGTCGGCCTCGAGCCTGCCGAGGGCCTCGGGGTCGGCCTGCCGGTCGATCTCGATGTGGATCCACGACTCGACCATTATCTGGCCGGTGACGTTCTCCTGGCCGCGGCCGAGCATCCGGCCCGTCATGTCACGGCGCACCCGCATCTGCGGGTGGACGACCAGATGCATGCCCAGGTCGTGCCGGTCGAGCTCCATCGTCACCGAGTCCACCAGGAACGGCATGTCGTCGGTGACGACCTCGACGACGGAGTGCCCCGGGTCCCAGCCGTTCTCCTCCAGCGTGGGGGTGTAGGCCCGGACGACCGCCCTGCCCTGGGGGCGGAGCTCGGCCAGTTGCCGCTGCGACATCGCGGGTCCGTACACGTCAACGGGGTTGCGGTCGAGCAGGTCCTCGGGTGCGACATGCCGGTAGTAGACCCGGAGAAAAGACAGGGCCTCCTCCGTGCTCACATGTTCGCTGCCGACCGCGCAACTTTCCGCGGCTCTCTGGAGCAGCTCATCCTTGGCCTCGTCGAGGGGCATTTCGGTCTCACTCCTTTGTGAGGGTTTGCCATGGCTGTTCATAGCCAGGCCCTTAGTTCCCACAACAGCGGGAAATAGTGCATACGCGTTCTACCGCGCAGATAAGGGGCACCGGTCGAGCCTCCCGTGCCGGACTTGGTGCCGATCTGGCGTTCGACCATCTGGACGTGACGCATCCGCCAGTGCGCTGCCTTCTCGTCGTGCGTCAGCAGGTCTTCGGCCAGTTGCCACAGGTCGTCGTAAGACCTGCGGTCCCTCGCCACGGCCAGCAGCGAGTCCATGATCTCGTCGTCGGAGACCGGCAGGCCACGCTGGGAGAGGGCGGTGAGGTAAGCATCCCACAGCGTGGGCTCCTCCAGCCTGCGGCGCAGCCGCGCGAGCTCCGTGTCGCTGGCGTGCCTGAAGCTGCTGAGATAGCGCTCGTCCTTCAGCCCTGACAGGAACTCCAGCTCCCGGAACTGCACCGACTGGAAGCCACTGGCCGGCTCCAGCTTGGCCCGGAACTCGAGGAAGTCCTGGGGCGTCATCGTCTCCAGGACGTCCACCTGCTCGATCAGCACCTTCTCGACCGCGTGCACCCGGCGGAACAGGTGCCTGGCCTGCCAGAGCTCGCCCTCGAACATGGCCTCGCGGGCGCTCTCCAGCTCGTGGAGCAGCAGCTTGAACCACAGCTCGTAGACCTGGTGAATGGTGATGAAGAGCAGCTCGTCGGGGGCCTCCGACTCCGGCTGCTGCTGTGCGAGAAGGGCGGGCAGCCGAAGATAGCCGCCGTACGACAGCCGGCCGCCTTCCTCGCCGAACCGCCGATGCGGGGGAACGGGCGCATCACCGTCGATGCCCACCGAACACCTCCCCCTGACCGCCCGGTGTCTCACCGGACGCGAAGCCTCGCCGTACCGATACCACCCGAAAAGGGCACAGACGTCAACGTGACATCGACATCGGGGGGTCGTCGTCGGAGGCTGAGGGAGTGTTCTTGAGCTCGTCGAGCTGCTCCGGGAGCTCGGCAAGCTCAATCAACTCCGCCTGGCATCTCTCGCACGTGTCGAGGTGGCGTTCGAACGCCTCGTGCTCCTCAGGATCGAGGACACCAAGGGCGTAAGCGGCCACCTCGTCATGCATCAGCCGGCTACCCCCTTGTCCCGCAACAGCTCACGGAGCGCCCGGATCCCGTAGTAGAGCCGGGACTTCACCGTGCCCGGCGGGATCCCCAGAATCTCCGCCGCCTCATTTATCGTACGGTCTCTGAGGTAGGTCTGCTCAATGACTTCGCGGTGTTCTTCAGAGAGGCTGCGGAGCGCGTCGGCGACAACGATCGCCGAGAGAGCCCGCTCCGAGCCGTCGGGCACCGCCATCATGTCGACTTCGGGCGGCTCGACCTCGTGAGGCCGGACGCTCTTCCGCCGACGTCCGTCGATAACGATACGGCGGGCTACCGTCAGTAGCCACGCCCATATGAGGCCTGGTTCCCATTGCAGTCTTGCCGAGTTTCTCCAGGCTCTGACGAGCGTCTCCTGCACGACGTCTTCGGCCCATTGAAGGTCGTTACCTGTCGATTTGCGTACGTGGCGCAGCAGAGGGCCGCCGAACTCCTGGTAAAGCACCGCGATGCGATGCTCCGCCTCGGCATCCGCACTCTCGAACCTGCCGTCGAGGTGACCTAGCACGGGGCACATCTTTACACCTTCGTTATCAGTCCGGTAGCCACTCCGATAACTCCAGTCATTTCTAACTATCTCCGGCCATGACTGAACCAGTCCCGCCGAGCCCGCGTACCTCCGACCATGCACAGGCTTTTGCGCGGCGAGCTCTTCATGCTCGGCGGCTTCGTCGTAGCGGCCGCGGTGACGATCGTGCTGGTCATGCCGCCCTCGATCGATCCCGCGGCCGCGTCGTGGACGCAGACGTCCTCAGGACCGCTCACGGCCGCCGACCGCGACCTGCTCATCAAGGTGCGCCAGGCCGGCCTCTGGGAGATGCCCGCGGGTGAGTACGCCCAGACCCGCGCCGAGGCCCAGCGCGTGAAGGAGGTCGGCAAGCTGATCATGCAGGACCACATGAAGCTGGACCTGATGACCCGGCAGACGGCCAAGAAGCTCGGCGTGGCACTTCCCGACGAGCCCAACG
The nucleotide sequence above comes from Nonomuraea helvata. Encoded proteins:
- a CDS encoding NAD-glutamate dehydrogenase is translated as MPLDEAKDELLQRAAESCAVGSEHVSTEEALSFLRVYYRHVAPEDLLDRNPVDVYGPAMSQRQLAELRPQGRAVVRAYTPTLEENGWDPGHSVVEVVTDDMPFLVDSVTMELDRHDLGMHLVVHPQMRVRRDMTGRMLGRGQENVTGQIMVESWIHIEIDRQADPEALGRLEADLQRVLNDVRHAVEDFRKMRALAVQTAEDLSMSPPPLEPAEVEDSLDLLRWLADGHFTFLGYREYRLEHTDEGETLRALPGAALGILRDDKVGSDSFSALPAEVRAKARDKQLLITTKANSRATVHRATYLDYIGVKLFSPEGEVIGERRFLGLFTHVAYNESISRIPVLRRKLADVLERAGLAPDSHDGKDLIEILETFPRDELFQTSVDQLLPIALGVLRLRERKQVKLFLRRDDYGRYISCLIYLPRDRYTTKVRLKMQEVLLKALGGRSLDYSAMIGESVLARLHVVVRGERGKQLPPPSVDVEELEARLAALTRSWEDDLAAALGEMTSEEEAPGLIRRYASAFPEGYKADFPPKVAVVDLRRLEELVAAGDDEEVGINLYEPYDATEGERRLKIYKVGSPISLSQALPLIQRLGVEVVDERPYEVDRDNDPGTKNAWIYDFGLRYTPSDEVDKNDFKRLFQDGLNALWKGQVQADDLNSLILSAGLTWEQVEILRVYAKYLRQAGGTFSQPYMERVLAGNVRLARLLVRLFESRLDPRRPEDVRVDLAEAVHEEILGALDEVASLDEDRILRAYLEMILATLRTNYFQTVDGRRKPYISLKFDPQAISVLPLPRPKYEIFVYSPRVEGVHLRFGKVARGGLRWSDRMEDFRTEILGLVKAQMVKNTVIVPTGSKGGFVVKQPPTSGSREDMLAEGVACYRTFISGLLDVTDNLVDGKVVPPPDVVRHDGDDTYLVVAADKGTATFSDIANSVAKEYGFWLGDAFASGGSIGYDHKVMGITARGAWESVKYHFRTMGVDVQTTDFTVAGVGDMSGDVFGNGMLLSRHIRLVAAFDHRHIFIDPTPDAAGSFEERRRLFQLPRSSWEDYDAKLISPGGGVFPRTAKSIHITPQMHAALGIPAGVNSLTPNELISAILRAPVDLLWNGGIGTYVKASSESHADVGDKANDVLRVNAAELRCKVIGEGGNLGFTQLGRIEFALNGGLVNTDFIDNSAGVDTSDHEVNIKILLDQVVRDGELTDKQRNQVFTSMTDEVADLVLRDNYAQNVVLAATRSQAVEMLHIHARYLRRLERDGLVNRELEFLPSDKTLAERRQARLGLTAPEFSVLLAYTKLVADAELLGSDLPDDPYLASWLVSYFPSALRERFRPYMDNHPLRREIITTCVVNELVNSMGTTFMYRFGEETGASTPDIVRAYLVAREVFDLASFHRAVESLDNKVGTEVQIAMLLEARKLAERGTRWLLGNRRPPLDLAGSVNFFVKGVNGLLSHIPKLLTGPDLAAYEERRDSFVARGVPTELAERVAAMVPAYSMLDLIEGASLTGRPVNEVAEVYFDLADRLQLARLRERVIALPRDNRWNSMARSALRDDLYAAHASLTRDVLAHSTPGLSPEERLARWSEANSAAVSRARQTLSEIWESDHFDLATLSVALRAIRTLVSTSNLPHADS
- a CDS encoding tryptophan 2,3-dioxygenase; translated protein: MGIDGDAPVPPHRRFGEEGGRLSYGGYLRLPALLAQQQPESEAPDELLFITIHQVYELWFKLLLHELESAREAMFEGELWQARHLFRRVHAVEKVLIEQVDVLETMTPQDFLEFRAKLEPASGFQSVQFRELEFLSGLKDERYLSSFRHASDTELARLRRRLEEPTLWDAYLTALSQRGLPVSDDEIMDSLLAVARDRRSYDDLWQLAEDLLTHDEKAAHWRMRHVQMVERQIGTKSGTGGSTGAPYLRGRTRMHYFPLLWELRAWL
- a CDS encoding zf-HC2 domain-containing protein, encoding MHDEVAAYALGVLDPEEHEAFERHLDTCERCQAELIELAELPEQLDELKNTPSASDDDPPMSMSR
- a CDS encoding sigma-70 family RNA polymerase sigma factor, producing the protein MCPVLGHLDGRFESADAEAEHRIAVLYQEFGGPLLRHVRKSTGNDLQWAEDVVQETLVRAWRNSARLQWEPGLIWAWLLTVARRIVIDGRRRKSVRPHEVEPPEVDMMAVPDGSERALSAIVVADALRSLSEEHREVIEQTYLRDRTINEAAEILGIPPGTVKSRLYYGIRALRELLRDKGVAG
- a CDS encoding DUF4142 domain-containing protein; its protein translation is MHRLLRGELFMLGGFVVAAAVTIVLVMPPSIDPAAASWTQTSSGPLTAADRDLLIKVRQAGLWEMPAGEYAQTRAEAQRVKEVGKLIMQDHMKLDLMTRQTAKKLGVALPDEPNADQQSWLAQLAAESGPAFDRDYANLLRAAHGKVFTVVAGVRAGTRNAEIRKFAEQGINFVMRHMALLESTGLVDHNQLPEPPSPSPAPPVAMAVETRRHI